The following are encoded in a window of Rosa chinensis cultivar Old Blush chromosome 4, RchiOBHm-V2, whole genome shotgun sequence genomic DNA:
- the LOC112199852 gene encoding sodium transporter HKT1 produces MNNVFVPCRRKLEGISCIHKLPCIRQSSCKGLIRSLFHFLLFLLNPFIIELIYVLMVSVLGYLALRVTKPRTRTSFRPKDFDLFFTSVSSTTVASMSTVEMEVFSNTQLIIMTILMLAGGEVFTSLLGLQIARSKIAKFHDNKVDVELSSSNKASFDRIEFHDNKVDVELNSSNKASFDRIELGLVTLSQLESQQKPNIQNGLKTFDKDIKYKSIRCLAYVVLGYLLVVHIGGSSLVSLYIILVPSARQVLKNKGIEIQTFAVFTTVSTFANCGFVPTNENMIIFKNNSGLLLLLIPQILVGNTIYPVILRFVIWGLEKITRRVEFSYILKNHNELGYSHMLSGLHSLLLLATVLGFIAVQLILFCAMEWKSEAMDGLSGYQKFVASLFQTVNSRHAGESVVDLSIISPAILVLFVLMMYLPPYTTFDPAIGGCQEGDASGKEEIRNPRKTLLESLIFSQLTYLTIFVILVCITERQKMMEDPLNFNVLNVVVEVISAYGNVGFTTGYSCKRRLKADGDCIDKWYGLVGRFSTEGKFILILVMFFGRLKKFSMKQGKAWKLS; encoded by the exons ATGAACAACGTTTTTGTTCCTTGTCGTAGGAAATTAGAGGGCATTTCATGCATTCACAAACTCCCTTGCATCCGCCAATCTTCTTGTAAAGGTCTAATTCGTTCACTGTTTCACTTCCTACTCTTCCTTTTAAATCCTTTCATTATCGAACTTATTTACGTTTTAATGGTCTCTGTCCTGGGTTATTTGGCTTTGAGGGTCACAAAACCAAGAACTAGAACTTCCTTTAGGCCCAAGGATTTTGATTTGTTCTTCACATCTGTGTCTTCCACAACAGTAGCAAGCATGTCAACTGTAGAAATGGAGGTCTTTTCAAACACCCAACTCATCATTATGACCATTTTGATGCTAGCGGGTGGAGAGGTTTTCACTTCCTTGCTTGGACTTCAAATTGCAAGGTCCAAGATTGCCAAATTTCATGATAACAAAGTTGATGTAGAACTCAGCTCTTCTAATAAGGCCTCCTTCGATCGAATAGAATTTCATGATAACAAAGTTGATGTAGAACTCAACTCTTCTAATAAGGCCTCCTTCGATCGAATAGAGTTAGGTTTGGTTACCCTTTCACAGTTAGAGAGTCAGCAGAAACCTAACATTCAAAATGGTTTAAAAACCTTTGACAAGGATATCAAGTACAAGTCTATTAGGTGTCTGGCCTATGTGGTTTTAGGTTATCTTTTAGTGGTTCATATAGGTGGTTCCAGTTTAGTTTCATTGTACATTATCCTTGTTCCAAGTGCAAGACAAGTACTCAAAAACAAAGGCATTGAAATCCAAACCTTTGCTGTTTTCACCACGGTTTCCACCTTTGCAAACTGTGGTTTTGTCCCCACAAACGAGAATATGATCATTTTCAAGAACAATTCTGGGCTTTTACTTCTTCTAATTCCCCAAATCCTTGTTGGAAACACCATATATCCCGTGATCCTTCGATTTGTGATTTGGGGTTTGGAGAAAATCACAAGGAGGGTGGAGTTCAGTTACATATTGAAGAATCATAATGAATTGGGTTACAGTCATATGCTATCTGGTCTTCATTCTCTTCTTCTACTTGCCACTGTCTTGGGGTTCATAGCAGTTCAGCTGATACTATTTTGTGCCATGGAGTGGAAATCTGAAGCCATGGATGGTCTGAGTGGCTATCAGAAATTTGTGGCGTCATTGTTTCAAACGGTGAATTCCAGGCATGCTGGTGAATCGGTTGTTGATCTCTCCATCATCTCTCCTGCAATCTTGGTGCTATTTGTCTTGATGAT GTATCTTCCACCGTATACTACATTTGATCCAGCAATTGGTGGTTGTCAAGAAGGTGATGCTTCCGGAAAAGAAGAAATTCGAAATCCGAGAAAGACTTTGCTGGAGTCTCTAATATTCTCACAGCTGacttatttaaccatctttgtcATACTCGTTTGCATCACAGAGAGACAAAAGATGATGGAAGACCCCCTCAACTTCAATGTGTTGAATGTTGTCGTAGAAGTAATAAG TGCATATGGAAATGTTGGGTTTACAACTGGCTACAGTTGTAAACGTCGACTGAAGGCGGACGGTGATTGTATAGACAAATGGTACGGTTTGGTTGGAAGATTTAGTACTGAAGGAAAGTTCATCCTCATTCTTGTCATGTTCTTTGGAAGGCTGAAAAAATTCAGTATGAAGCAGGGTAAAGCATGGAAGCTATCTTAG